From one Caldithrix abyssi DSM 13497 genomic stretch:
- a CDS encoding TonB-dependent receptor plug domain-containing protein, translating into MLKHFIFLLFVIGFAAAQNVFLTLQVRDIWSGEPIPRALLLVNNDTLRTDQNGIAKLAVSDSLSMVKISAGGYFSEQFSIKSLKTSALVYLTPIRQTTYITVVGRRYYSSPAGIPSHKSVLLFNGLANNQDISRALSLQSGAFLKSYGPPGSLQSISIRGMSSEQTQVLLDGIPLNNLQLGGVDFSLFAGADINALEIYRGSSSLLGGSGAVGGTIHLQSAIPADELRLKLNSGRSSLGNQFLVAQLHFPFKKFKNLLTFNHANGLNHYSVRQDGETVDLRNRDFRQNFLSFKTLFEPVRSMAFSVRISHFKKAGGSPRPFTNLSGEQVNKARLNIDNTLIHGVLRYLQNDTELYLSAYLRNEWMTYDDPLLILNNQPLHSIHFNQEKGLQGRIHYSPRQSLLIKSGMEYARQNISSSEAGKHGRSRASFYVLSDWQALENCHSLQAFHFNSGFRIEQYSGQAALFLPTVGVSLQWPVIQLFASLGKNFRMPSFNDLYWTPGGNPQLKPETSVNAEFGLRAQKAFGLFLTGAEISLFHNRVKDQIKWLPGANGLWQPINILAVKSRGIEADFTLSDLTDRHKLTFTYTYTQTLKDKAEYANDPTVGNQLPFLPVEQAALILQTAWRNWRIELSGHYASFRYLDFSNDPQRILPSYFESHLKLSYLLEFKNVSLRPALQIENLLDKQYAILPGYPMPGRYFNVHLSMQLNKPNKGG; encoded by the coding sequence ATGCTCAAACACTTTATTTTTTTACTGTTCGTAATCGGTTTTGCTGCGGCGCAGAATGTTTTTTTAACTTTACAGGTGCGCGATATCTGGTCGGGGGAACCCATTCCCCGCGCTTTACTGCTGGTAAATAATGACACGCTGCGCACCGATCAGAATGGCATTGCCAAACTTGCGGTATCCGATTCTTTAAGCATGGTTAAAATTTCGGCCGGCGGCTATTTCAGCGAACAGTTTTCCATCAAAAGCTTGAAAACTTCGGCGCTGGTTTATCTGACTCCCATTCGGCAAACGACCTACATTACAGTGGTGGGGCGGCGCTACTATTCATCGCCGGCTGGCATTCCCTCGCACAAAAGCGTTCTTCTTTTTAACGGTCTGGCAAACAACCAGGATATTTCCCGCGCGCTCAGCCTGCAAAGCGGCGCCTTTCTCAAATCTTACGGGCCTCCGGGCAGCCTGCAATCCATTTCCATCAGGGGAATGTCTTCCGAACAAACTCAGGTGCTACTGGACGGCATTCCCCTTAACAACCTGCAGCTGGGCGGCGTTGATTTCAGTCTTTTCGCCGGCGCAGATATTAACGCGCTTGAAATTTATCGCGGCTCTTCTTCTTTGCTTGGCGGTAGCGGCGCCGTTGGCGGAACCATTCATCTGCAATCCGCCATACCTGCCGACGAGCTGCGTTTAAAACTTAATTCAGGGCGTTCTTCACTGGGCAATCAATTTTTAGTCGCGCAGCTCCATTTCCCTTTTAAAAAATTTAAAAACCTTTTGACCTTCAATCATGCCAATGGTCTTAACCATTACTCCGTCAGGCAGGACGGTGAGACCGTTGATTTAAGGAATCGCGATTTTCGGCAAAATTTCCTGAGCTTTAAAACACTCTTTGAACCGGTCAGATCAATGGCCTTTAGCGTAAGGATTTCTCATTTTAAAAAGGCCGGCGGTTCTCCCAGGCCGTTTACTAACCTCAGCGGCGAACAGGTCAATAAAGCCCGATTAAACATTGACAATACGTTAATCCATGGCGTTCTGCGCTATTTGCAAAATGACACAGAACTTTATTTAAGCGCTTATTTGCGCAACGAATGGATGACCTACGATGATCCGCTTTTAATCCTTAATAATCAGCCTTTACACAGTATTCATTTTAATCAGGAAAAAGGCCTGCAAGGACGTATCCATTACTCTCCTCGCCAATCGCTCTTAATCAAGAGCGGAATGGAATATGCCCGGCAAAACATTTCAAGCAGCGAAGCCGGTAAACACGGGAGATCGCGCGCTTCTTTCTACGTGTTGAGCGACTGGCAAGCGCTTGAAAACTGCCATTCCTTGCAGGCTTTTCATTTTAATTCTGGTTTTAGAATCGAACAATATTCCGGGCAGGCGGCTCTTTTTTTGCCCACGGTCGGAGTTTCTCTCCAGTGGCCGGTCATTCAATTGTTTGCCTCGCTGGGCAAAAATTTTCGCATGCCCTCCTTTAACGACCTATACTGGACGCCCGGCGGCAATCCGCAATTAAAGCCCGAAACTTCCGTAAACGCCGAATTCGGTTTAAGGGCGCAAAAAGCGTTTGGACTTTTTCTTACCGGCGCTGAAATCAGCCTTTTTCACAATCGCGTAAAAGATCAAATAAAATGGCTGCCGGGCGCTAACGGCCTGTGGCAACCCATCAATATCCTCGCTGTTAAAAGCCGGGGCATTGAGGCCGATTTTACGCTTAGCGATTTAACCGATCGTCATAAACTAACTTTCACCTACACTTACACGCAAACATTAAAAGACAAAGCCGAATACGCCAACGATCCGACCGTCGGAAATCAATTGCCTTTTTTGCCCGTGGAGCAAGCGGCGCTTATTTTACAAACCGCCTGGCGGAATTGGAGAATTGAGCTGAGCGGTCATTATGCCAGCTTTCGCTATCTTGATTTTTCAAATGATCCTCAGCGCATTTTGCCCTCATATTTTGAGTCGCATCTCAAGCTGAGTTATCTGCTTGAATTTAAAAACGTTTCCCTTCGCCCCGCCTTACAGATCGAAAATCTTTTAGATAAGCAATACGCCATTTTGCCTGGCTACCCCATGCCCGGAAGGTATTTTAATGTTCATCTTTCAATGCAGTTAAATAAACCAAATAAAGGAGGTTAG
- a CDS encoding NADH-quinone oxidoreductase subunit N → MTANDWLKLMPLIILAATPLVMMLAISVKRSHLIAVVLAVIGLLAAFIAVPAAYSASGDQIGKLLIIDKYALFYFVLMFWATIAIIIPSYQYLEMRFKGNREEYYLLMLTATLGSAVLAASTHFVSFFLGLEILSVSLYALIAYLRQTNEGIEAGFKYLILAAVSSAFLIFGMALVFAKTGSMEFGAIIAFLKEKSNYDLIAVGGVALMMVGFGFKLAVVPFHMWSPDVYEGAPAPVTAFIASVSKGGILALLFRFFGDFNIVQSKPLFAIFAVIAILSMFGGNLLALLQTNIKRLLAYSSIAHFGYILVAFMAGNAQQNFKGVEAATFYIVSYFITIIGAFIIVGLISSEEREGMELKEYRGLYWRHPWLSVALSAMMFSLAGIPLTSGFIAKYYILSSGISVKLWTLVIILIINSALGVYYYLRVTVEMFSNVNEEEKAGLLKPNVGIFSGLLLALLTVALVWLGVFPTGLIASIQAAMF, encoded by the coding sequence TGATGATGCTGGCCATTTCTGTAAAACGCAGTCATTTAATCGCCGTTGTGCTGGCGGTGATCGGTTTATTGGCTGCCTTTATTGCCGTGCCGGCGGCCTATTCTGCCTCTGGCGATCAGATAGGAAAATTGTTGATTATCGATAAATATGCCCTGTTTTATTTTGTGTTAATGTTCTGGGCGACGATTGCCATCATTATTCCCTCGTACCAGTATCTGGAAATGCGTTTTAAGGGAAACCGGGAAGAATACTATTTGTTAATGCTAACGGCCACGCTTGGCTCGGCCGTGCTTGCCGCCAGCACGCACTTTGTCAGTTTCTTTTTGGGCCTGGAAATACTCAGCGTTTCGCTTTACGCCTTAATTGCCTATTTAAGACAGACCAACGAAGGCATTGAAGCGGGGTTTAAATATTTGATTCTGGCTGCGGTTTCTTCGGCTTTTCTGATTTTTGGCATGGCGCTGGTGTTCGCTAAAACGGGCAGTATGGAGTTTGGCGCGATCATTGCCTTTTTGAAAGAAAAAAGCAATTATGATTTGATCGCGGTAGGCGGCGTTGCGCTAATGATGGTTGGATTTGGATTTAAGCTGGCGGTCGTTCCATTCCACATGTGGTCGCCCGATGTTTACGAAGGAGCGCCTGCGCCGGTCACGGCCTTTATCGCTTCGGTTTCAAAGGGCGGCATTCTGGCCTTGCTTTTCCGTTTCTTTGGCGATTTTAACATCGTACAATCCAAACCATTGTTCGCCATTTTCGCCGTGATTGCCATTCTTTCCATGTTTGGTGGCAATTTACTGGCTCTGTTGCAGACCAATATCAAACGATTGCTCGCCTATTCTTCCATTGCCCATTTTGGTTACATTCTGGTGGCATTTATGGCAGGAAATGCCCAACAAAATTTTAAAGGCGTAGAAGCGGCGACCTTTTACATTGTCTCATATTTTATTACCATTATCGGCGCCTTTATCATTGTAGGGTTGATCTCTTCCGAAGAACGTGAAGGAATGGAGCTGAAAGAGTATCGCGGATTGTATTGGCGGCATCCCTGGCTTTCGGTGGCCCTTTCGGCAATGATGTTTTCGCTGGCAGGCATCCCCTTAACATCGGGATTTATTGCCAAGTACTACATTCTGTCCTCTGGTATTTCGGTCAAACTATGGACGCTGGTCATCATTTTAATCATTAACAGCGCGCTGGGCGTTTACTATTACCTGCGCGTAACGGTAGAAATGTTTAGCAATGTAAACGAAGAAGAAAAAGCAGGCCTGTTAAAACCGAATGTTGGCATTTTTAGCGGATTGCTGCTGGCCCTGTTAACCGTTGCTCTGGTCTGGCTGGGCGTGTTCCCAACGGGTTTAATCGCAAGTATTCAGGCGGCCATGTTTTAA
- a CDS encoding ABC transporter substrate-binding protein, giving the protein MNKKLSFLLIVLLFFLAGCKRQPADFQRASFERIISLSPNLTETLHALGQGDKIVAVSDYCFYPPEVNHKERIGGLLNPNLEKILLLKPDLLIGTPAHAELARKLQAYQIPFVLLPNDGLNDVFFTIDSLGRLLNCPGRAKQLLKTIKDSLSYYQALSRQIVKRAPGAALIIGRDPGSVRHLTVVGPHTFLDSVWTFLGGKNIFSDLAVKYSQVGQESFLTRQPDLIIEFKFKEQWSARRDSLNKIEWQPLSKIPAVKHNQIYVLTGDYTLIPGPRVYELARDYYRILRQYAQKPF; this is encoded by the coding sequence ATGAATAAGAAACTTTCCTTTTTACTCATTGTTTTACTTTTTTTTCTGGCGGGCTGCAAGCGGCAGCCTGCCGATTTTCAACGCGCCTCCTTTGAACGCATCATCAGCCTTTCGCCCAATCTCACAGAAACCCTTCATGCGCTTGGCCAGGGAGATAAGATCGTGGCCGTGTCTGATTATTGCTTCTATCCTCCTGAAGTTAATCACAAAGAGCGCATCGGAGGGTTGTTGAATCCTAACCTGGAAAAAATTCTGCTTTTAAAACCCGATTTGCTCATCGGGACGCCGGCTCATGCCGAGCTTGCCCGCAAGCTGCAAGCCTATCAGATTCCTTTTGTTTTGCTGCCCAATGACGGTTTGAACGACGTCTTTTTTACCATCGATTCGCTGGGGCGTCTGTTAAATTGCCCGGGTAGAGCAAAACAGCTCCTTAAAACGATTAAAGATAGTTTAAGCTATTATCAGGCGCTTTCCAGACAAATAGTAAAACGCGCTCCCGGGGCAGCCCTCATCATCGGACGCGATCCGGGCTCTGTGCGGCATCTTACCGTGGTTGGCCCGCACACCTTTCTCGACTCCGTCTGGACCTTTTTAGGGGGGAAAAATATCTTTTCCGATCTGGCCGTAAAATATTCGCAAGTGGGCCAGGAGAGCTTTTTAACCCGCCAACCGGACCTCATCATTGAATTTAAATTTAAGGAGCAGTGGAGCGCCAGAAGGGATTCGCTCAATAAAATTGAGTGGCAACCGCTTTCTAAAATTCCTGCGGTTAAACACAACCAGATTTACGTGCTGACCGGCGACTACACCTTAATTCCCGGACCGCGTGTTTACGAATTGGCCAGAGATTACTACCGCATTTTACGCCAATACGCTCAAAAGCCATTTTAA
- the tpx gene encoding thiol peroxidase yields MAKITLKGNPINTIGELPAIGNTAPDFSLTTTDLGDVHLKDFSGQRLVLNIFPSLDTEVCATSVRKFNEMAANLENTKVLCISMDLPFAHKRFCTTEGIENVISLSELHERGFGESYGVRIIDGPLRGLFTRAVVVIDEKGKVIYTELVPEITQEPNYEKALKALE; encoded by the coding sequence ATGGCTAAAATTACTTTAAAAGGAAATCCCATTAACACTATTGGCGAATTACCTGCCATTGGCAATACCGCGCCGGACTTTAGTTTAACCACCACCGATCTTGGAGACGTCCATTTAAAAGACTTTTCCGGGCAAAGACTGGTTTTAAACATCTTCCCCAGCCTGGACACAGAAGTGTGCGCCACCAGCGTTCGTAAATTTAACGAAATGGCCGCTAATCTTGAAAACACAAAAGTACTGTGTATTTCCATGGATTTGCCTTTTGCGCACAAACGATTCTGCACTACCGAAGGCATTGAAAATGTGATTTCACTTTCCGAACTGCATGAACGCGGCTTTGGCGAAAGCTACGGCGTACGCATTATCGATGGCCCATTACGCGGTTTATTTACGCGCGCGGTTGTGGTGATCGATGAAAAAGGAAAGGTAATTTACACCGAACTGGTGCCCGAAATTACGCAGGAGCCCAATTATGAAAAGGCCTTAAAAGCGCTGGAATAA
- a CDS encoding SPL family radical SAM protein, protein MAKNINWQQKLNSYKEQTLFKLLAEDEKRFLEELFFTFHFSYQEFLQLTNTARDFEMWGHASLSQWIKNEVLPSLEQAPGRTPREKFFTVFNARLHELKSKPKSYNGFKGAVPKAIHPTKLVDQVSQKNIFGWCPVASEKTVCCNLRTIDAVETCSYGCSYCTIQTFYSNRVVFEADLKSKLDKIEIDPARLLHIGTGQSSDSLVWGNRNSMLDDLFDFARKHPNVLLELKTKSANVSYFLENDVPPNVVCTWSLNPQIIIDNEEHFTASLTNRLKAAKKVADRGVKVGFHFHPMIYYDQWADAYPAIARQIMDSFDPDSVLFISMGSVTMIRPVIKQIRKKGFKTRILQMELVPDPHGKWTYPDEIKIEMFKTMYRAFADWHQKVFFYLCMEKADIWLKSFGFVFQNNEEFEEALLKSSFEKIGFPEPITA, encoded by the coding sequence ATGGCAAAAAACATAAACTGGCAGCAAAAGCTTAACTCCTATAAGGAACAAACGCTTTTTAAGCTATTAGCGGAAGATGAAAAACGCTTTCTGGAAGAGCTGTTTTTTACCTTTCACTTTTCCTATCAGGAATTTTTACAACTTACCAACACGGCGCGCGATTTTGAAATGTGGGGGCATGCCAGCCTGAGCCAGTGGATTAAAAACGAAGTTCTTCCTTCTTTAGAACAGGCGCCCGGCAGAACGCCTCGCGAAAAATTCTTTACTGTGTTTAACGCTCGCCTTCACGAGCTAAAGAGTAAACCCAAGTCCTACAATGGATTTAAAGGCGCCGTCCCCAAAGCCATCCATCCCACCAAACTGGTTGATCAGGTTTCGCAAAAAAATATTTTTGGCTGGTGTCCGGTGGCTTCCGAAAAAACGGTGTGTTGTAATCTGCGCACCATTGATGCGGTTGAAACCTGCTCCTATGGCTGCAGCTACTGCACCATTCAAACTTTTTACAGCAATAGGGTTGTTTTTGAGGCCGACTTAAAATCCAAGCTGGATAAAATTGAAATTGATCCTGCGCGCCTATTGCACATCGGCACCGGTCAATCGTCCGACTCGCTGGTCTGGGGCAACCGTAACAGCATGCTGGACGATTTATTTGATTTTGCGCGCAAACATCCCAATGTTTTGTTAGAGCTAAAAACCAAGTCGGCCAATGTCAGTTATTTTCTGGAAAACGACGTCCCGCCTAACGTTGTCTGTACCTGGTCGCTCAATCCGCAAATCATCATCGATAATGAAGAGCATTTTACGGCCAGCCTGACCAATCGTCTGAAAGCAGCTAAAAAAGTGGCTGACCGCGGCGTTAAAGTGGGTTTTCATTTTCATCCTATGATTTACTACGATCAATGGGCCGATGCCTACCCGGCCATCGCCCGGCAAATTATGGATTCTTTTGATCCTGATTCCGTCCTGTTTATCTCCATGGGCTCGGTGACCATGATCCGTCCGGTGATCAAACAAATCCGTAAAAAGGGCTTTAAAACCAGAATTCTGCAAATGGAATTAGTGCCCGATCCTCACGGAAAATGGACCTATCCTGATGAAATTAAAATCGAAATGTTTAAAACCATGTACCGCGCCTTTGCCGACTGGCATCAAAAGGTCTTTTTTTATCTGTGCATGGAAAAAGCCGACATCTGGCTAAAAAGCTTTGGCTTTGTTTTCCAAAATAATGAAGAATTTGAGGAGGCCTTGCTAAAAAGTAGTTTTGAAAAAATTGGTTTCCCGGAACCAATTACTGCCTGA
- a CDS encoding YncE family protein: MKPILLIFIFSLFFLFSCEKDPTGTKEENAVQSVGAFIVNEGNFGKGNGSLSFYSYRDETIQNDIFKNINGRPLGDTPNSMTIYDSLGFIVVNNSNTIEVISLKTWKSKKTIVLEGGPSPRFLAIVSDDKAYVSNLYANNVAVIDLKTLTLTGATIAVGANPEEIAVAEGKAFVLNSGFGSANTVSVIDISQDRVVATLTVGDNPTSVALDDDGELNVLCTGRWPAWGDTTDTGTNGGVYVIDPGKLTVVDSVTIEGHPSKITYAGGDKAYFLLNGQVVQFSTAENNVINPSFIAGFFYGIEADPIAQLLFVLDAKDYQSNGELKIYDFNGTLQKSLTVGIIPGAVTFVYE, translated from the coding sequence ATGAAACCTATTTTACTGATTTTCATTTTTTCATTGTTCTTTTTGTTTTCCTGCGAAAAAGACCCAACCGGAACAAAAGAAGAAAACGCCGTACAATCGGTTGGCGCTTTTATTGTAAACGAAGGTAATTTCGGAAAGGGCAACGGCTCTTTATCCTTTTACAGCTATCGGGATGAGACCATTCAGAACGATATTTTCAAAAACATCAACGGACGTCCGCTGGGCGATACGCCAAACAGTATGACCATTTACGATTCGCTCGGCTTTATTGTGGTTAACAACTCCAACACCATCGAAGTAATCAGTCTGAAAACATGGAAGAGTAAAAAGACCATCGTTCTGGAAGGCGGTCCCAGTCCACGATTTTTAGCCATTGTTTCCGACGATAAAGCCTACGTCAGTAATTTGTACGCCAACAATGTGGCCGTCATCGATCTGAAAACGTTGACCTTAACCGGCGCAACAATTGCCGTTGGCGCCAATCCAGAAGAAATTGCCGTGGCCGAAGGTAAGGCCTTTGTTTTGAACAGCGGGTTTGGTTCGGCTAACACCGTTTCCGTTATCGACATCAGTCAGGACAGGGTGGTGGCAACGCTAACAGTAGGCGATAATCCGACCAGCGTTGCCCTGGACGACGACGGCGAACTGAATGTGCTGTGCACCGGACGCTGGCCTGCCTGGGGCGACACCACGGACACAGGCACCAACGGCGGGGTGTACGTCATCGATCCGGGTAAACTTACGGTGGTCGATTCTGTTACCATTGAAGGCCATCCTTCTAAAATCACTTACGCCGGCGGCGATAAAGCCTATTTCTTACTCAACGGGCAGGTGGTACAGTTTTCAACCGCCGAAAACAACGTAATAAATCCTTCTTTTATCGCCGGCTTTTTTTACGGAATAGAAGCCGATCCCATCGCCCAATTGCTCTTTGTGCTGGATGCCAAAGATTATCAAAGCAATGGAGAATTGAAGATTTATGATTTTAATGGTACCTTACAAAAATCATTAACCGTTGGAATTATTCCGGGAGCTGTGACCTTTGTTTATGAATAA